The following are from one region of the Vicia villosa cultivar HV-30 ecotype Madison, WI unplaced genomic scaffold, Vvil1.0 ctg.004888F_1_1, whole genome shotgun sequence genome:
- the LOC131642365 gene encoding uncharacterized protein LOC131642365, which yields MGFLEDDKEYIAAIKEASHWGTGHFLRKLFVIMLLSGAVNRPAHVWEQTWLLLSDGVLHTQRALAANPELDLTQEELQNLTLIEIEKLLQANRRTLKDFSPIPYPDAYVLEQLGNRLIYDERNYDTASMNSEFENLFAALSIYEKIIHAVESQKPAVFFLHGYGGTGKTYMWRTLAAALRSKHDICLTVATSGIASLLLPGGRTAHSKFRIPVPTMDNSTCKVEFNDDVADMLRQTKLIIWDEAPMAHKYAIESLDRTLKDVMSADKNSTDVFGGKVVVFGGDFRQILPVVPRGSRSDIVHCAINASYIWHSVEVLTLTRNMRLRTGSTQTDKNEIAQFSDWLLRIGEGRISEPNDGTAEINIPPDILITEFDDPIVAIVNSTYPDFINNFQCVDYLKSRAILASTLQIVDQINDHILSLMPGEIRDYYSANSVDKSEIHDPAVVDILTPEFLSSLRTSGLPNHHLKLKVGTPIMLMRNIDQAEGLCNGTRLCITEMAAHVLEASIMGGKGLGNLVYIPRMDMSPSQSPWPFKLNKRQFPIIVSYSMTINKSQGQSLDNVGLYLPKDVFTHGQIYVALSRVTTKKGIKILIHDEEKKFREKTTNVVYKEVFNNV from the exons ATGGGATTTCTTGAAGACGACAAAGAATACATAGCTGCTATAAAGGAGGCAAGTCATTGGGGGACTGGTCATTTTCTTCGAAAACTGTTTGTTATCATGCTTTTGTCTGGTGCTGTTAATCGCCCTGCACATGTTTGGGAACAAACTTGGctcctattatctgatggtgtctTACATACACAAAGAGCATTGGCTGCTAATCCAG AATTGGACCTCACACAAGAAGAGTTACAAAATTTGACTTTAATAGAAATTGAGAAACTGCTTCAGGCAAATAGAAGGACACTAAAGGATTTTAGTCCTATTCCATATCCGGATGCTTATGTTCTTGAACAGTTGGGAAACAGGCTCATATATGATGAGCGTAATTATGATACAGCATCAATGAACTCAGAATTTGAAAATCTGTTTGCTGCTCTTAG tatttatgaaaaaatcATCCACGCTGTGGAGTCTCAAAAACCTGCGGTTTTCTTCCTTCATGGTTATGGTGGTACCGGAAAAACATATATGTGGAGAACACTCGCAGCTGCATTAAGATCAAAACACGATATATGTTTAACTGTTGCAACTAGCGGTATAGCATCATTGTTACTTCCAGGAGGTAGAACTGCACATTCAAAGTTCAGGATACCGGTACCAACTATGGACAATTCTACTTGCAAGGTTGAATTCAACGATGATGTCGCAGACATGTTACGACAGACAAAGCTTATAATATGGGATGAGGCACCAATGGCGCATAAGTATGCAATAGAATCGCTTGACAGAACTTTGAAAGATGTTATGAGTGCAGACAAAAATTCAACTGATGTATTCGGTGGAAAGGTTGTTGTTTTCGGGGGCGATTTCAGACAGATTTTACCTGTCGTCCCCAGAGGCAGTCGTTCCGATATTGTACACTGTGCCATAAATGCATCTTACATATGGCATTCAGTTGAGGTATTAACATTGACAAGAAACATGCGGCTACGAACAGGATCAACACAGACTGACAAAAATGAGATAGCACAGTTTTCAGATTGGCTTTTAAGAATAGGAGAGGGCCGAATATCTGAGCCTAATGACGGCACCGCCGAAATCAACATACCACCTGATATTCTGATAACAGAATTTGATGATCCAATCGTGGCCATTGTCAATAGCACATACCctgatttcataaataatttccaATGTGTAGATTACCTTAAAAGTCGAGCGATACTTGCCTCCACACTGCAGATTGTTGATCAGATCAATGACCATATACTTAGCTTGATGCCAG GAGAGATTCGTGACtactacagcgcaaattcagttgACAAGTCTGAGATTCATGACCCAGCAGTAGTTGATATCCTCACACCAGAATTTCTAAGTTCCCTCCGAACATCAGGATTGCCAAACCATCACTTAAAACTAAAGGTTGGGACACCTATAATGCTCATGAGAAATATAGATCAGGCTGAAGGTTTATGTAACGGCACAAGGCTGTGTATAACAGAGATGGCAGCCCATGTACTGGAGGCTTCAATAATGGGTGGTAAAGGTTTGGGAAATTTGGTTTACATACCTCGAATGGACATGTCACCATCCCAATCACCATGGCCATTCAAACTGAATAAGAGACAGTTCCCTATTATAGTTTCCTATTCTATGACAATTAACAAATCACAGGGACAGTCATTGGATAACGTTGGTTTGTACTTACCGAAAGATGTATTCACACATGGCCAGATTTATGTCGCATTGTCAAGAGTAACAACAAAAAAGGGAATCAAAATACTGATacatgatgaagaaaagaaattcaGGGAGAAAACTACAAATGTTGTGTATAAAGAAGTTTTTAACAATGTCTAA
- the LOC131642366 gene encoding uncharacterized protein LOC131642366, whose product MEGRVDQAVRGKGEENSVNQMAVGKAVTSDNSVCHEPVVDDFSCHVEQPAKLQYCIWKQDVSNGKMAQSCLLEIPEHVVASRWLHGARFVDLVDWEREVRYECEVHHTEKGQMFLGRGWYKFAKERCLLDGDSMGFSVKDPISKEILVTMLKY is encoded by the exons ATGGAAGGAAGAGTTGATCAAGCAGTGAGAGGTAAAG GTGAAGAAAACTCGGTCAACCAAATGGCTGTGGGGAAAGctgtcacctctgataactctgt ATGCCATGAAcctgttgttgatgattttagtTGCCATGTAGAACAGCCTGCTAAGTTACAATATTGTATCTGGAAGCAAGATGTGTCCAACGGGAAGATGGCTCAGTCATGTCTTCTT GAAATTCCTGAGCATGTTGTGGCAAGTCGCTGGCTCCATGGAGCAAGGTTTGTAGATTTGGTTGACTGGGAAAGGGAAGTCAGGTATGAATGTGAAGTTCATCATACCGAAAAGGGTCAGATGTTCTTAGGGCGTGGTTGGTACAAATTTGCCAAGGAAAGGTGCCTGCTTGATGGAGACTCTATGGGCTTCAGCGTTAAGGATCCCATCAGCAAGGAGATACTTGTAACAATGTTGAAATATTGA